A segment of the Ipomoea triloba cultivar NCNSP0323 chromosome 1, ASM357664v1 genome:
CAGTTGTAGCGGCCAGAGAAGCGAGAATCAACTTTCTCTAGGAGCGTGGCCTGTTGAAGTGTGGGCGGCAAGTGCCGCAACACCACTTTGGCTCGATCCAAAGGAACCTTCATGCGCCAAACTGGAAGCTCGAAACCCTAGGCCTACTGAATCGactcaaaaacaaataaaaatagggAGAAGAACAATATATCACCAAAAAGAACCGATAGACCCTCCAGAAATCACATTTTCTCAGCGTTATCAAAGGATCAACTAAATTTCTTGAGGCCTATTTTCCGATTCAAATCCGTATGACAATGcattagagagagaaagtcgaACGGAGATATGGCAGACCAACGGGATTACGAGACTGAGGATTTTGTgtacgtgtgtatatatatatggtatatgtTATACGTGTTATACGATTTTTATACGTACAGTTGCGCTTGTTTTCTTCAgtatagagaaaaaaaattattcctaaaatttaaaaaataataatactccgtaatagtcattttattctattaattatgttataatgatatattggattattgaaacgtggtaaaaaaaaataggaaaaagtgtcaaataggccactgaacttgtagcttttgtgcaattgggtcattgaacttaaaaagtgtgcaattcaaccatcaaacaagcaaaatttgtgcaattagactatttttacaaaaaattttaattcaatttgaattaaaaacatttcaatattgactcccaactagtatggtataagaaaatgccactcttaatacatatatgttagtaatataattggattttaccagaaaagttttgtaaaaatggtccaattgcacaaattttgtttgtttaatggttgaattgcacactttttaagttcaatggcccaattgcacaaaaacgataagttcagtggtctatttgacactttttccaaaaaaatattaaaaatgttcaatttgaattgtgaacattccgtatgtaaattttgtattttaaatttaggTCCACATAATATTTTCTCATTAAATTTGTGACCTCATTTGGTCtcttaattatttcttttactCAAGTTTATATAATTAACATTGATAGATTGAAAATTTAGTATCTCAATTATTAAAGTTGTCAAAACAGGCTTAACCAGTTGAGTTAGTCTGTCTCGCTTGTCAACAATGTGGGACGGGTTTTGAATTTTATGACTATACTTTGGTTGATTTTTTAGCCTGCCCCAACCAAAATGGCAAGATTGGCGGGCTGACATTGAGCCGTCAAGCATGCCTACTATgtatacattattaatattagtgtatatatatacatcattttatataattatatatatatatatatgttaatatatttatttatattgaaaaatgtattagTAAATGGTACTCCGTACTAGGGCTGTCAAAGTCCACCTCATTAGgctcgccccaccgcgggcccAATTTCTGGCGGGCTTTTGCGGGCATGCCCGTTAGACTCGCGGACTAAGATTCATACAACCCTAGCTCGTCCCGCACGGGTTGGCGGGTGTGCGGTTGGCGGGCCCCGCGGActtttggcttttttttttatgtgtacacaaaatattgtctacacatgaatataatattcatgTCTACACGTACGCTGTGCacatgaatatgaatatatattgatgtgtactgtgtacacatcaatatatatatatatatatatttatttatttatttatttatttatttataaaaaaaaatattgcggGTCGCGAGCCAACCCGCAACCCGCGCAGGTCGCGGGACTTAGCGGGCTAGGCCCGCTTCTTCACAGGTCATTTTTTTTGTAGCCCTAACCCGCTCCACCGTGGGGCGGGGCGGGTCAGCCCGCGGGcttcggcccactttgacaaCAGTACTTAGTACattgtataaattatttattattgccttataaattcacatattatgtatttgaatatttattaacatttattACTGATAGGGATTATTCCCTGGTCAAAATCTTTGATCGATCTCCTTTGACCAATCTATCTACTTTAACCGGTCTGTCCGACGCTCCTTACCGGCCTATCTAATGAGGCATGGATTGGTGTAAAAGTGAGCGTATAATAGCCTGGAAGGATCGAACTGGGCATTGTGCTTTGAGCCCTGTCTGGTGGGCCCTTAGATCCCACTCTCTCTACATTTGGCCCACAGACAAAGGGCCTAGCTATAGCCCAGTGCATGTCCGCCACGTGGCGATCATGCCGCAGGGTCGGTACTTGTGCCCCTAACACGCTATATATACAGCATTTAATGGTGAAGTGGGGACTTTTTTGGTTGTTGACTCTTAAATAATCATTTTAGCTCAAGAATCTCTAACCCACTACCGGGCTATAAGTAAGATATAAAGTCATTGTACCCGATTCATAATCAATATACTTATTTTTGACCGTATTACCCTACGTTACTTCTTACGCCATCGTGTATTTACCATAACAATtgctatattatttattattgtgttCAACAAATTACAAGtacattaatatatgtttaaaactttaaattattcaaattattttagtatacacttattaacttttttatattaatttttatttaaatttaaaatttttaaatttagcgGGCCTCCATTAAGGCCTGCGGGGCGGGGCGACCTACTTTAGACCCGTATTTTGGCAGGCTTTTTAACTTACCTTCACCATATGGCGGGTTTGAGCAGACCCCACCCCGTCGGCCGGTTTTGACAGCTTTTATCAATTATGCTATTAATGGTAATTTGAGATGTACACCCTTAGACTATAATTCTCACACATCTATGAGCAACTTTgattggtttacctctttgtgattctttgtTAACCTCAAGTAGTAGTGTGGGTTTCTCTCAACATCCATAAACTACATAAGGATAAATTTACAAAATCGTATGTCATTGCTTTACCTTTAGGTATTTggttattcaaataaaattaagtcaattaaaattatcactatattattattcacaataaaaatattgagaatgcatttagaaaatttttattcatgatacatttttaaaaattatctacCACGCTTGGTGCACGCATTATCTTCTCTCTATTTTCTCTGTACGAATGTTGTTAAACGAGTGAGTCAATTCATGATTCTTCACAATCGTTGTCATTATATACATCTTTGTTATATGTTGCTTCACATTAATTGTCACTATACATACTACTTCGCAATATATCTATGATATATCCCGCTTCACATTCGTTGTCACTATATGCATCGTAATCCATACTATTCCACATTACTTGACATTGTATACATCTCCAATACATGCGACATCACATTATTTGTCACTTTATTCATCATAATACATATTGTTTCACATTCGTTGGCATTGTAAATATCATGATATATACAACTTCACgttatttgttaatttgttattgtaTATATCACAATACACGTTGCTTAACATTATTTTGCCATTGTATGCATCTTGATACATGTTGATAGCATTTGTTATGACTATATACATCCTAATAAACGTGGCTTCACATCCTTTTTTATTGTATAAAGGCTCTCACTATATTGACGTTTATGGCATGCTTATTTTGTTCATATTCTCGTGTTGAGCTAGTATAAACTTCGTTTTGTTAGGTTTCATTGTTGGATGGTTGGGTTAAACTATATCCTATGACCCcaacatatattatttgaatatttatttatttgttggtcgtagcataaaaccacatacaaatacccggagtattcaggggttatcgaaccacagggaagtggggtatcaaacactagttactaattatattcgcaagaagctattcctacgttaacaatggatgattatctatgaatatgcaaacaagataattaaaacaaggcaaacgggtttttgtattcaaagaggtaaaagcgggatttttgggagttgaagtgtttaatcacctagtgccaatctaaagtgaaataattatttgggttaaacaagtgtggagaattgccatctaaaagggaaaggttgctctcgtaactcaaacccaaaatacggtaattggaatactcactctcgtgagctactCACAATATAAAATCGGGactaagcaataaatggaatacccactctcgtgggctattcacaattggaatactcactctcgtgagctattcacaataaatcccttaaccaaattgtcctctctcgaggtgcaatagtcaagtgcaattgcgggtgctctttgattcatagacaaatctagcaaaggtacaagcaatcatatgcatctaattacaagtatcaacaacataaatcacaattgcaacacaagcaataaacccaaatagatatttcattaaaacaaattaagaactaggcacataggttcataaacacttttatacccaaaaatcccaaaagagagttttagcctaacatggctaaaatagatccaacaaatattcaataaagttcaaaatagaaaagagaaaggaagatattctcccaaatgatgcctccaagctcttttctttgatctcctttccaaaagttgtgatgatttcttctttggcttttggagatgatgaaacttctattctttgttctttttcctctttttctgacAAGGACCAACAGCCAACAGgtagggtttgaagagaaaatgatgtttttaaaGTGAGTGGAGAAAGaggggcaaaaatgacaatttttagaagctgagaatcgcagatctgcgacattcgacgcgtcgaatgcaACACTCGACGCGTCGAATATTTATAGTGTCGAAACGAGGCCATTCTGCCTCATTTTTTTGagtttcgacgcgtcgaatgttggattcgacgcgtcgaaaatatTCCTGGGACGCAGTTCTAGCTTTCAGCCtgattttgaccattttccctttcgaATCAAGccttgatgtcttcataagagttgtagcccttgaagtcttctttccaatggttcaagaatcacctcatttggatattcctacgctgagatatggtccaattaccgaggtgtcgccatggtagcgggaatttcAACTCTTTGGCTggtttggattggcttttgctcccaaatggttctaatgcacttctaaacacatcaaaaacatctaaaccaagcattataccattttaaatataaaaacaaagaaataagcattggatacaacattttatcacacaattaactataaaacctacataaaaacacaagtaaaataggtacaaatgagagtgtatcattTGTTATCTTCACACCAACTAATGAAATGTTttaatatgaatttatatgctCCATTTCTGCAAaccaaatactaaaatattatgattactttacacctttatatttgttttaaaatcCCATTTATATATTCAATGTGTATTTTGTTACGCGAATCAAAATGCAATTAATACTTCTAACAAAACAATGAGAatgaatatttgtaattaaacaTAAGACTATATTAAGAGATACTATGCGATATGAGATATATATTCTCGATACTCAATTTACATTGATGAGCTAAAAAAGATCAATCCAATCACTAGTAATTAGGGCATCCTCAatagtgagttttttttttttttttttttgttttgttttgtttttttttggtggttttgagcagtttttgtaagtgcgattatgaaagagaagatgagagagaagagaaaaaaaagaagaaaaaaaaaacaaaataaagtcaGGTTGCGTGTCCCACATTTCTACGAACGACAGTAACGTATAAACAACGGCAGTAACGTGCCCGCTGGGCGCAATGGTGACAGCTACACGTGAGCGACGCGAATGGAAATGACAGGTTGCGTGCCCCACATTTCTACGAAAAGTCACTTTCGTGTAGGAGTAGCTTTCGCATtctctttatttcctctctttcaGTCTCTCATCTATGTTGGCAAATCTACTATAAAAAACCGTGTAAAAACTATTAACGTGGACACTCTTTGATATATCGTCACAAATTATAATACggtatatttttctaaaaattgtacattatgctttaaaaaaaagtactcataataaagtatataagatgtaaaatataaagtaaaactttataaagcatTTTGAGATGGGGAATAAAACTCAATGTGATTCATGTAGTGCAAGAGACAATAGTAGATTAGAGTTCTTTAACAGTGGTAACTGAGGTCCACCACACAGCCACAATCCAGCGTTGTAGTATAGTGACTGTTGAGTGGCATGAGTAAGTAGgggttttcttctttcttctccccCCTTCAAACACCAATCAATCTTCTAATAAGGGGGGAAGCAGACCCCAAAACTCATCTTCTTTCTCCTCCTCCTTCTACTCCATTGTTGCCCAGTAATTGCCCTTTTTTCCCCTTGATTGTCTTTCTTTATGGGTTAATAATGTGTTAGAGTTTTGAGGATTTTCTTTGATGCAACAGTGAAAAAGTTGAGTTTTTTGGTTTGGGTTTTTGCAGGGAATGGAGAGTAAAGTGCCACCCGGGagtttcttccatttttctcCGGCTGTTGTTCGTCAGGACCCGCTCCACAGGTCTTCGCCGCCTCTCACAGATCGTGAAAGGTGAAACTGAAATCTCTTAAGAGTCTGTTATAAtcccttttgtttttgtttggtaTTATTTGATTGTGTATTTGCCCACAATGCTTGGATAGTTCAGTCTTGCTTGCTGTTTGATGGGTGGTTAATTTATCATTGTGCATTTTTTGAATCCATGAATTTGCTGTTTTTCACTCTAGCTCACTCTTCATTGTCCTTTTAGTTCATTTTTGTTGAAATCTTGTAGGGTCTGAATCTATAAATTAGCATTCATAATGTCTCAATTAGGCTAATTGCTTGTTACACCAGAGAGATTCATGGGTTTGGCATAATTGCAGAAAGACACTAGGCATATAAATTCGTATCCGAGGATTGATTCGATAATATGATACTCCGTATTCAGTTTTATGGATTACAGAAACGGGATCGAGTGAAATGAGGAGTTTAGAGTTTTAAGCATAGCAGAGAAGTTCCCTAATTGAAGTGTTGATCTTTAGTATCATTaactccctctctctctctctctctcgattTGTTTGTGGACATATCTATATGTTCATTAGCTTAATGTTTGTTACATCCATTTATCTCGCATTCTCACTCTTTGTCTGTTGCATTTTTTGCCGGATTCTAGTGACTGGTTTCTTCAAATGACAGGTATTTGACGGAGTTATTGGCGGAGAGGAATAAGTTGGGACCATTCATGGGAGTATTTCCCGTGTGCAACAGGCTTCTAAATCaaggtttattttttattttttatttttttatatatgttctAGTGGATTAGTTGTTGCAAATGATAGTTCGTCAGTGTTGCCCCATACTATTCTGAACTATACCGATGCACATTCCATTTGCAAACAATTTGATCATTGAAAAGCGAAAAAGGCAGACTATTATTTGAACCCTAGCGGCCTGAAAGATCTTTCATTACCTTGGGATGCATATCTTGACGCAAGATTGGAATGAATTACAAACAGACCTGTCTATTGTTACACTGCAAATGAAAGTCAAGTGTCTTCCTAATTACTTATCAGAATAACAAAATGCCATCCTTATTCTTCTTCATTATCTCATATCATGGAAGTTTTAACACCTATTACATTTAagagtgtcattttttttttttgttagaccacgaggtgtcctAAGCATGCCCTAACTataggaggcacctttaagctTGTACCACACTTAGACTAATCCCCGTTCACACTAggccggcccaattaaggggcaaggTGCTGGCGGGCCAgattggtttttccatacaagagggGGTTCGGactcccgacctctcttaagggacgAGAGTGCACGGCCACTCACGCCAATCAAGCTGGTTTCATTTAAGAGTGTCATTAGTTTACTTTTTGTTCTACTTGTTTATTGGATTTCAAATTGATGCATGACTGTTTGTTTTTAGCACGTACATGTTCAGAAGGAACTTGTTAGGAGTAGTTGTTGCTTCTTCTAACTGGCGAATTGTTAAATCTTTTAAAGAGTCCTTTGGTCACAACAGAGCGTATTGGTAGTCTTTTTCTTTGACATATTTGATTAACCTACTTCGTTGTCTCTATTTGTTGACAGAAATAATGCATGTCCTGGGATTGTTATCCAACCAAATTGCGGATCATGAAAGAATAGGACATGATAATTTGTATAGGTCCTTTGGGCAACACCTAAATGGGGTGCTAGTAAACATGGATGCATGGAATGCTTCCATACAACTAGAGGTACgatttgatgtttttgttggGCCATACTTATCGTGTTTGATAGTGATCTGGACTCCACTGAAAGAGTCAAgacaattgaagcatgtgctccactgctccatctcaactaaaagcttaagctgatagttggattgcacatttatgtttttatattatatgctcaacagagACTACTTGAATTGTTAACAATTTGCTTGATCTAGCAAATTTGTTGAAATTCCTTAATATACTTATTCGGTTATATTCGATTGCTGCAATCTTCTCGTTCTCTTTAAGTAAGAACTTGCTCACATTTGAACGGGTGATTCATTTACATCCTGGTTTTGCTTCAGGAAAACAAACTTCTTCAGAAAATGGCCACGTTTCACCCCACACCTTTGGATTGGGCTGTGGCACCCGGAACCACAACTACTATAGTGAAGCGAGTAATCAGACTGGATGTTCCTGTGGAGAAATTCCCGAATGTATTTGCATATCTATCTAATTTTGACCTtgaattttactaaaaaaataaataaattcttaaCACAAAAAGTGAAAAACTATGCAGTATAATTTTGTTGGCCGAATTCTTGGACCACGTGGAAACTCCCTAAAAAGGGTTGAGGCCATGACAGAATGCAGGATATACATTAGAGGCCGGGGCTCAGTAAAGGATTCAATCAAGGTATTGGCCGCTTTTATTCCTAATGTTATGGCGCAATGctatagtataattttttttcctgtcACGTTTATATGATTCCCTATCTCTATTCCTCTACACAGACATGTAAAACGCTGCAAGAAttgatttatttagatttttattCGGTAGGTTGCTTGATGTCTTCATGTCATTAGTTGTACTTTACACTCATACTGGATTTCTTCGTTAGGAGGAGAAACTAAAAGATAAACCTGGGTACGAACACCTTCAAGAACCACTACACATCCTCGTGGAGGCAGAATTTTCCGAGGATATCATAAATGCCCGCATAGATTATGCAGTGAAAATCCTGGAAGACCTTCTAAAGCCTGTGGTATGAGTATAGCCGTATAGGAGTAATATTTATCTGTGTATTTGACTGACGCTTTTTAACTGCACTTTCTCGTCTTGTCATCAGGATGAACCTATGGATCAGTATAAGAAACAACAGCTAAGAGAACTGGCCATGCTCAACGGAACGCTAAGAGAAGAGAGCCCGAGCATGAGTCCAAGCATGAGCCCGAGCATGTCTCCATTTAAAGCAACAGCAATAAAACGAGCCAAGACAGGAATATAATGAGTAACTTCTTGTATTCATGACAGCGGGTCTTCTCGTTGCTGGCATCCGGAGTTCCTTGTAGCTCTCGTGTCTTCAGCTCGTTCCGGCTGGTTATGCAATCCATCCTCGAGTTTGAATTCAGCGAGCAATGTCAGGAGCTCAGACGGGCGGGTCTATTAGACAGGGGAAAACGGTATTTTGGCTTGGTCTTCGATTAGATTTTGGGTGCAAGTTCAAATGTTCAATTGTTCAATATCAAGTAGCAATAATCGAATTTTCGTTTCTAATCAGTTTTGTGTAGTAGATAGTCAGAACTGCAGTATTGACTTTTGTGTTACTCACCTGAAAAGACTTAATAGGAAATTCGACATGATAAGCTTGATGGACTCATATGTATTGCTACCATTTACCAATTCAATGTGAAGATTTAGTTCTCTTAACCATATGTTTCCTGTTGAAGCTTTGTTTAATGATTACTAGCATTGCCATTTTGTACTTCATCCATGGGCATGTTAAAATTTGAAACTAAATTCTACATAACTATGGGGGATGCAAGGagtttttttctactttttggTCATACAATATTGGatcattttcacatttagtcTCCTGACTTTTAgaacattgtcacatttagtcctcgAACTTGATTTCATGTCATCGATGACCAAATTTTTTAGTT
Coding sequences within it:
- the LOC116027534 gene encoding KH domain-containing protein At1g09660/At1g09670, encoding MESKVPPGSFFHFSPAVVRQDPLHRSSPPLTDRERYLTELLAERNKLGPFMGVFPVCNRLLNQEIMHVLGLLSNQIADHERIGHDNLYRSFGQHLNGVLVNMDAWNASIQLEENKLLQKMATFHPTPLDWAVAPGTTTTIVKRVIRLDVPVEKFPNYNFVGRILGPRGNSLKRVEAMTECRIYIRGRGSVKDSIKEEKLKDKPGYEHLQEPLHILVEAEFSEDIINARIDYAVKILEDLLKPVDEPMDQYKKQQLRELAMLNGTLREESPSMSPSMSPSMSPFKATAIKRAKTGI